In Heliomicrobium gestii, a single genomic region encodes these proteins:
- a CDS encoding ATP-dependent Clp protease ATP-binding subunit, which translates to MMGRFTERAQKVLLLAKEEAMALKHPAVGSEHLLLGLIREGEGIGAKALLSMHLDLDQVRRQVIQLVGEGAGEPTEIGLTPRAKRALELANEEGRRQGVNYVGTEHILLGLIREGEGVAARVLAELGLTLDKVRAQVIALLGGPQATPNGNGAAAATEQDRKTPTLNEFGRDLTQSAREGKLDPVIGRESEIERVVQILSRRTKNNPVLIGEPGVGKTAVAEGLAQRIVDGKVPETLTGKRVVTLDLSSVVAGSKYRGEFEERLKKVMDEIRQAGNVILFIDELHTLIGAGAAEGAIDAANILKPALARGELQCIGATTLDEYRKHIERDPALERRFQPITVGEPKREEAVAILKGLRDRYEAHHRVKITDEAIDAAVRLSDRYISDRFLPDKAIDLIDEAASRVRLQTFTAPPDMKELEARLEGLRKEKEAAVLAQEFEKAAQLRDQEMQMRGELEKQKTDWEHTRGSANTVVREEDIAQIVSSWTGVPVTRLAETESARLLKLEEELHRRVIGQDEAVAAVSRAVRRARAGLKDPKRPIGSFVFLGPTGVGKTELARALAEALFGQEDAMVRIDMSEYMEKHSVSRLVGAPPGYIGHDEGGQLTEAVRRRPYSVILLDEIEKANPEVFNILLQVLEDGRLTDSKGRTVDFRNTVIIMTSNVGAQTIKRSGVMGFKPTEQGAKEREVQYEGMKKRVMEELKRSFRPEFLNRIDETIVFHTLAAEDIRRIVNLMLGEVNRRLAETGLSMEVTEAAQDHLAKVGFDETFGARPLRRAILRLVEDEVSEALLKGEFQAGDRFTVDVADGKLRFDKKNA; encoded by the coding sequence ATGATGGGACGATTTACAGAGCGAGCGCAAAAGGTGCTCCTCTTAGCCAAAGAAGAAGCGATGGCACTGAAACACCCGGCTGTCGGATCAGAACACCTGCTGCTCGGCCTGATCCGGGAAGGCGAGGGCATTGGGGCGAAGGCGCTGCTCAGCATGCACCTGGACCTGGACCAGGTTCGCCGCCAGGTGATCCAATTGGTCGGCGAAGGCGCCGGCGAACCGACAGAGATTGGGCTGACGCCGCGGGCGAAGCGGGCCTTGGAACTGGCCAACGAAGAGGGCCGCCGCCAGGGCGTCAACTATGTGGGCACCGAGCATATCCTGCTCGGTCTCATCCGCGAAGGCGAGGGTGTGGCCGCCCGGGTCCTCGCCGAACTGGGGCTCACCCTGGATAAGGTGCGCGCTCAGGTGATCGCCCTGTTGGGCGGACCCCAGGCGACGCCAAACGGGAACGGCGCCGCCGCCGCCACGGAACAGGACCGCAAGACGCCGACCTTGAACGAGTTCGGCCGCGATCTGACCCAGTCGGCCCGGGAGGGTAAACTCGATCCCGTCATCGGCCGGGAGAGCGAGATCGAGCGGGTCGTCCAGATCCTCTCGCGGCGCACGAAGAACAACCCCGTACTCATCGGTGAGCCCGGCGTCGGCAAAACGGCCGTCGCCGAAGGGCTGGCCCAGCGTATCGTTGACGGCAAGGTGCCCGAGACGCTGACGGGCAAACGGGTCGTCACCCTCGACCTCTCTTCTGTCGTCGCCGGCTCCAAATACCGCGGCGAATTCGAGGAACGGCTAAAAAAAGTGATGGATGAGATCCGCCAGGCGGGCAACGTGATCCTCTTCATCGACGAACTGCACACCCTGATCGGCGCCGGCGCCGCCGAAGGCGCCATCGACGCCGCCAACATCCTCAAACCGGCCCTGGCCCGGGGGGAGTTGCAGTGCATCGGCGCCACCACCCTGGACGAGTACCGCAAGCACATCGAGCGCGACCCCGCCCTGGAGCGCCGCTTCCAGCCGATCACCGTTGGCGAGCCGAAGCGGGAAGAGGCGGTCGCCATCCTTAAAGGCTTGCGCGACCGCTATGAAGCCCACCACCGGGTGAAGATCACCGACGAAGCCATCGACGCCGCCGTGCGACTGTCAGACCGCTACATCTCGGATCGCTTCCTCCCTGACAAGGCCATCGACCTGATTGATGAGGCCGCTTCCCGGGTGCGCCTGCAGACCTTTACAGCGCCGCCCGATATGAAAGAACTGGAGGCGCGCCTGGAGGGGCTGCGCAAGGAGAAGGAAGCCGCCGTCCTCGCCCAGGAGTTTGAAAAAGCCGCCCAGTTGCGCGACCAGGAGATGCAGATGCGCGGTGAACTGGAAAAGCAGAAGACCGATTGGGAGCACACCCGGGGCAGCGCCAACACGGTCGTTCGTGAGGAAGACATCGCCCAGATCGTCTCCAGTTGGACCGGCGTTCCTGTCACCCGGTTGGCCGAGACGGAGAGCGCACGCCTCTTGAAGCTGGAAGAGGAGCTCCATCGTCGCGTCATCGGCCAGGATGAAGCGGTGGCCGCCGTCTCCCGGGCCGTGCGCCGCGCCCGGGCGGGCCTGAAAGATCCCAAGCGACCCATCGGTTCCTTTGTCTTCCTCGGCCCCACCGGCGTCGGCAAAACGGAACTGGCCCGCGCGCTGGCCGAAGCCCTTTTCGGGCAGGAAGACGCCATGGTCCGCATCGACATGTCCGAGTACATGGAAAAGCACTCCGTATCGCGGCTCGTCGGCGCGCCGCCCGGCTACATCGGCCATGACGAGGGCGGCCAATTGACCGAGGCGGTTCGCCGCCGCCCCTACAGCGTCATCCTCCTCGACGAGATCGAAAAAGCCAACCCCGAGGTTTTCAACATCCTGCTCCAGGTGCTGGAAGACGGGCGGCTCACGGACAGCAAGGGACGGACCGTCGATTTTCGCAACACAGTCATCATCATGACCTCCAACGTGGGCGCCCAGACGATCAAGCGTTCCGGCGTGATGGGCTTCAAGCCGACGGAACAGGGCGCCAAGGAGCGGGAAGTCCAGTATGAAGGCATGAAAAAACGGGTCATGGAGGAATTGAAGCGCAGCTTCCGGCCCGAGTTCCTCAACCGCATCGATGAGACGATCGTCTTCCATACGCTGGCTGCCGAGGACATCCGCCGGATCGTCAACCTGATGCTCGGCGAGGTCAACCGCCGCTTGGCCGAGACCGGCTTATCGATGGAAGTGACCGAGGCGGCCCAGGATCACCTGGCCAAGGTCGGCTTTGACGAGACCTTCGGCGCCCGTCCCCTGCGCCGGGCCATCCTGCGACTCGTCGAAGACGAGGTATCCGAGGCGCTGCTGAAGGGTGAGTTCCAAGCCGGCGACCGGTTCACCGTCGATGTGGCCGACGGCAAACTCCGGTTTGATAAAAAGAATGCCTGA